From Tachysurus fulvidraco isolate hzauxx_2018 chromosome 10, HZAU_PFXX_2.0, whole genome shotgun sequence, one genomic window encodes:
- the LOC113634387 gene encoding uncharacterized protein LOC113634387 gives MFFHLQENLPTLHKSLPDMMNLLYISILWVCACVESADPPITLSAPVGSTVILPCKLPGMFNQTSLIQWKMNDELVFQRSINDSIPGSGYVGRVDVPLDELRKGNCSLALKNIQIADDRFYKTFTVEHVDTKDTTNVKVITSVRVSVYAVEISARVGSTAVLPCEWTGLYITDPHVEWYIDSEIVFEQKGEESFVGAGYGGRLNVSKDELVRGKCTLVVKNVSVTDAAVYRSAMVQTNKQKSVLVQTVKLSVFGEAGINCPQPLILIMSFIMCLIFSR, from the exons atgtttttccaTCTCCAAG AAAATCTGCCAACACTCCACAAAAGTCTTCCAGACATGATGAACCTCCTTTATATCTCCATCTTAtgggtctgtgcctgtgtgg AAAGTGCAGATCCTCCGATTACTCTATCAGCTCCAGTGGGTTCCACAGTCATCCTGCCGTGTAAACTGCCTGGCATGTTCAATCAAACATCACTTATTCAGTGGAAGATGAACGATGAGCTTGTGTTTCAGCGAAGCATTAACGATTCGATTCCAGGTTCGGGATATGTAGGTCGTGTGGATGTTCCTCTGGATGAGCTGCGTAAAGGAAACTGTTCCTTGGCATTGAAGAACATCCAAATCGCTGATGACCGTTTCTACAAAACCTTTACAGTGGAACATGTGGACACTAAAGACACTACAAATGTGAAAGTAATTACCAGTGTTAGAGTCTCAGTCTATG CCGTTGAGATATCAGCTCGAGTGGGTTCCACAGCTGTCCTGCCATGTGAATGGACGGGTTTGTACATAACAGACCCTCATGTTGAGTGGTACATTGATTCTGAGATTGTGTTCGAGCAAAAGGGTGAAGAGTCATTTGTGGGTGCTGGATACGGGGGCCGATTGAATGTTTCTAAGGATGAGCTGGTTAGAGGAAAATGTACCCTGGTGGTGAAAAATGTCAGTGTTACTGATGCTGCTGTCTACAGAAGTGCAATggtccaaacaaacaaacagaaatctgtCTTGGTCCAGACGGTCAAACTGTCAGTTTTTG